One window of the Capnocytophaga haemolytica genome contains the following:
- a CDS encoding FeoA family protein: MEPTNVKPFTIADLSKGERGVITAIDAQRVPLKLIELGCFIGSEVQILQKAAFGDPIYMNMNNSYLSIRKDMAQMIEVEKLDNSN, translated from the coding sequence ATGGAGCCTACAAATGTTAAGCCCTTTACTATTGCCGACCTCAGCAAGGGTGAACGCGGCGTTATCACTGCTATCGATGCCCAGCGGGTGCCGCTTAAGCTCATTGAGCTGGGCTGCTTTATAGGTAGTGAGGTGCAAATTCTTCAAAAAGCGGCTTTTGGCGACCCTATCTATATGAATATGAACAATTCATATCTCTCCATTCGCAAAGATATGGCGCAGATGATTGAAGTAGAGAAGTTAGATAACAGCAATTAG
- a CDS encoding ZIP family metal transporter, producing MNYLLPFLAVVLGYGIVILFQPERQRYIKLLLSFSGAYLLALTVFVLLPEVYHTHNEALGSGVGEGHDTHYIGLFVTAGVLLQIVLEFFSHGAEHGHPDNEAHPTAAFPLALFVSLSIHSLLEGFPLSHSHNESLVYGIFVHKLPIAIVLTTFFVHAGVSHWKTALFLLLFALMTPLGTYLSSTVPSLVHYHTELSAVVIGIFLHISAVILFENAEGHRFNLLKFISILAGFALAYLT from the coding sequence ATGAATTATTTACTTCCTTTTCTCGCCGTAGTGTTAGGCTATGGCATTGTGATACTCTTTCAGCCTGAGCGACAGCGTTATATCAAACTGTTGTTGTCGTTCAGTGGGGCTTATTTGCTCGCGCTGACCGTCTTTGTGCTCCTGCCCGAAGTCTACCATACACACAATGAGGCATTAGGCAGTGGGGTAGGAGAGGGGCACGACACGCACTACATCGGGCTGTTCGTTACCGCGGGGGTACTCTTGCAGATCGTTTTAGAGTTCTTTTCCCACGGGGCTGAACACGGGCACCCCGACAATGAGGCGCACCCCACAGCAGCCTTTCCCCTTGCACTCTTCGTCAGCCTGAGCATTCACTCCCTCCTTGAAGGCTTCCCACTCTCGCACAGCCATAATGAGAGCTTGGTATATGGCATCTTCGTCCATAAGCTCCCCATAGCCATAGTGCTTACGACCTTCTTTGTGCACGCAGGTGTTAGCCATTGGAAGACGGCACTGTTTCTACTTTTATTTGCTTTGATGACCCCGTTGGGCACTTACCTGAGCAGCACTGTGCCTTCATTGGTACATTACCACACTGAGCTCTCAGCGGTGGTTATTGGTATTTTCTTGCATATCTCAGCAGTTATTTTGTTTGAAAATGCTGAGGGACATCGCTTTAATTTACTGAAATTTATTAGTATCCTTGCAGGTTTTGCGCTTGCGTATTTAACGTAG
- a CDS encoding four helix bundle protein has protein sequence MKNNITKEKSFLFAIRIVNLYKYLTESKREFVLSKQVLRSGTAVGAMIREAEYSESKEDFIHKLAIAQKEMNETLYWLELLFRTNYINTEEFDSIANEGVEIMKLLVSSTKTAKNNLKKREQ, from the coding sequence ATGAAGAATAATATTACAAAAGAGAAGAGTTTTCTTTTTGCAATACGAATAGTAAACCTCTATAAGTACTTGACTGAAAGTAAACGAGAATTTGTGCTATCCAAACAAGTACTGCGAAGTGGTACAGCCGTAGGGGCAATGATTAGAGAGGCAGAGTATTCAGAGAGCAAAGAAGATTTTATTCATAAGTTAGCCATAGCACAAAAAGAAATGAATGAAACCCTCTATTGGTTAGAACTACTTTTCAGAACTAATTATATCAATACAGAAGAATTTGACAGCATAGCAAACGAAGGAGTAGAAATTATGAAATTACTTGTAAGTAGTACAAAAACAGCAAAAAACAACCTAAAAAAGAGAGAACAATGA
- a CDS encoding GNAT family N-acetyltransferase has product MILIKEVVTEKELTGFVKFPMQLYKNHPYWVPPLISEERAVFDKTQNPAFDNAQAWFYLAYKDGKPVGRVAAIINQYDLKAGVKKLRFGSLDMVDDLEVTRALIDKVKEKAREHHLAYIEGPMGFSNMDKVGVLTDGYDHIGAMATWYNYPYYKAHLEALGLTKEKGYIDMSFLVENAKPAIFKKTAEAIKKRYGVRLLDTRTKDDVLKHVDALFDLYNDTYSRLASYVPVSERQREYFKKKYVPFINPEYIRFIVDKEGKLICFAIVLPSFSKALQKAKGSLFPFGFWHLLNAKKKHDTVEFYLIGVAPEYQSKGIPALLFDYYYDVFTKNGVTHCVITPELEDNIPIQQLWKSFDPIIHARHATYKTMINE; this is encoded by the coding sequence ATGATCTTGATTAAAGAAGTCGTTACCGAGAAAGAACTCACTGGGTTCGTCAAATTCCCAATGCAACTCTACAAAAACCACCCCTATTGGGTGCCACCACTCATCAGTGAGGAGCGCGCCGTCTTCGACAAAACCCAAAACCCCGCCTTCGACAATGCCCAAGCGTGGTTCTACCTCGCCTATAAGGACGGCAAACCCGTAGGGCGCGTGGCTGCCATCATCAATCAGTACGACCTCAAGGCAGGCGTGAAGAAACTGCGCTTCGGCTCGTTGGATATGGTAGACGACCTCGAGGTTACCCGCGCACTGATCGACAAGGTAAAGGAAAAAGCCCGTGAACACCACCTCGCCTATATCGAGGGACCTATGGGCTTCTCTAATATGGACAAGGTAGGCGTGCTCACCGATGGCTATGACCATATAGGAGCGATGGCAACTTGGTACAACTATCCTTACTACAAAGCCCATTTAGAAGCACTTGGGCTTACCAAGGAGAAGGGCTACATCGATATGTCGTTCTTGGTAGAAAATGCTAAGCCTGCAATCTTTAAGAAAACCGCCGAAGCCATCAAAAAGCGCTATGGCGTGCGTCTGCTCGATACACGCACCAAGGACGATGTGCTCAAGCACGTAGATGCCCTCTTCGACCTCTACAACGACACCTATTCAAGGCTTGCATCGTATGTGCCTGTAAGCGAGCGACAACGCGAGTACTTTAAGAAGAAATACGTACCCTTTATCAACCCTGAGTACATACGCTTTATAGTGGATAAAGAGGGCAAACTGATATGCTTTGCCATCGTATTGCCGTCCTTCTCTAAGGCACTACAAAAAGCCAAGGGCAGTCTTTTCCCTTTTGGCTTTTGGCATCTACTCAACGCCAAGAAAAAGCACGACACGGTGGAATTCTACCTCATAGGCGTAGCCCCTGAATACCAGAGCAAAGGCATTCCTGCCCTGCTCTTCGACTATTATTACGACGTATTTACCAAGAACGGCGTTACGCACTGCGTCATCACTCCCGAACTCGAGGACAATATCCCTATTCAACAACTCTGGAAGAGCTTCGACCCTATCATCCACGCTCGCCACGCAACCTACAAAACAATGATTAATGAGTAA